The window TTCCTGACCCGGCATGGCTCCAGCGTCACCCGGCTCTCCTGCCTCCGCTTCCTGGGGTTCAACCATCGTCATATCCCCAGTAAGGAAGAAGTCCTGGCTGAAGCCGCCTCCTGCACCACCGCCGCCGGCCACCTGTTCGAGATCGAGCCCGCTTGCGAACCAGAAAGCGTAATCCTCCAACTCCTCGGCCGCGATGACTCCGTCCTCGTTGTTATCGAAAGCGACGAACATGCCGCTGGCGAACTCCTGTTTGGCCAGTGAATCGTCATTGTTGGCGTCCCAGCGATCGAATGCTGCCGAGGCCAGGTCGCCGAACTCGTCCTTGCCAACGCTCCCATCATCGTTCGCATCGACCTTGACCAGCGAGAACTGCTCCTGGTTCAGGCCGAATGTTTCAACGGCCGAGAGGTAGGTGATGGACTCGAGACCCGCCTCACCGGCGCCCGCCGATACAAATGCGAAGAGCGACTCCTCGAACTCCGCCTCCGATATTGCGCCGTCCCCATCGGCATCGAAGGCTGGGAATGTCCAAGGCGCCTGTCCGACAGCGCCTCCGCCGGCGACACCTTCCTCGGTTTCCTCTTCCGCGGCAGCTGCATCCGACGCTTCGCCTTCCGCAGCCGCACCCTCGGCCGATTCGGCCTCTTCGACCCCTTCGCCCGAAACCGAGCCTTCCTTTTCCTCACCCTCTGCGGCGCCGACATCTTCGCCCACAGCCCCGTCCTCACTGGCCTTCTCGCCAGCCGCTTCGCCGTTCTCAGAAGCGCCACTAGCAGAATCTTGCTCCTGCTGGTTACTAGCTGCCCCACTTCCCGCCGGGCCGCCTGAATCCTGGTCGGACTGACCGAGCGCCGGGGCACCCCATAAGACGACCAGGAGCGCCAGTGCAAGCCTTAACTTCGTCATCATTCTCCCCCATTCCAAAGAACCTGAGTCTCCGGCCGACCTGCCAGACACCTACCCGAAAGATAGCCAGGGAACCACACACCGACCGTGACCCTGGGAATAAAGGAGAACTGGCTTACCCTTGGGATGCGCACTACCAAGGTTCTTGTCTTCTGTCCGGTCTTCGCACCGACAAAGGTTGGCAGAACCCCTTTACCACATCTCAAACGCGATGTCCGGGGTGCCCTTTAGACAACGAAGTCAGTTGACCATCTTTCGGCGGCCGGGTGTATCATGCCGGCACGCTAACTTGGCCCAGACGCAGTTGAGCAGCTCTCTTGTCTGTTGGCCAATTAGATCCTGGCGCGGGCATATGTCAGCGGCTCGGCTTCACGAGGACAAGACCGAACGGGGACGGGGGCCAGGAGTCCGCGTTATGCACAAGCTCGGGGCAGTAGCTGGGGGAGTGAAAGGAGATCTATTATGTTCAGGCAACGAGTCTTGGTTGGGGCGCTTGTTGCGGCAGTCCTGGGCGGGACTTCCGCCTTTGCCACGGCGCAAGCAACGGTTCAGGTCGAGGAGCACGAAGAATACGGTGCTCACTTGGTGGATAGCGAGGGCCTTAGCCTTTACGTCTTCCTCGGCGATGCCGAGGCGGAGGGCAGTGCCTGCAACGCTGCTTGCGCTGCCGCCTGGCCACCCCTAACCACAGATGGGGAGGTTACGGCCGGTGAGGGCGCGGACCCCCAACTCGTCGGTACTATCGAACGGCCCGACGGAAATCAACAAGTCACCTACGATGGCTGGCCTCTTTACCACTATCTCGTCGACCGCAGCCCAGGCAGCACGGCAGGGCAAGGATCTGGCGATGAATGGTTCCTGATTTCACCCGATGGCACTGTCATCGGTGCTGATTTGCAGGCCTCCGGCGAAGCCGGTGGATCTGAAGCTGAAGATCAGGCTTCGGTCGCCGAGGAAGAAATTGACTTGGAAGCCCTAATGGCTGAAGGCGAAAGTATCTTCAACTCGATGTGCGCGGGTTGCCACGGTATGAACGGTGATCAGGAACTGGCCACCCATGTTCGTAAGATTACGGAAGCTGAAGAGACCGTATCGAGCGCCCCCGATCTCATCCGACAGATCATGTACGGCGGCGCCTACATGCCCGGCTTTGGAGACGTGCTCTCCAACGAGCAGATTCAGGCCGTCGCTAGTTATGTACGAAATTCCTTCGGGTACGATTTCGGCCCTGTCACTGAAGAGGAGGTGGTAACAGAGCGGGAGCGTTTCAATTGAATGGTTCCGCCGTTTGGAGCAGGATTACCCCACCCAGTTGTAAGCGACACCTGAAAGACATCTCCTTCCTTTGGAGGCAAAACGTGAAGATGAATTTGGCTCGAAGCGCAGTCGCGACAGTGATGACCGCTGCACTCGCTCTCGGCGCTGCACAGACCTATGAACAGCTCGTGAATCCCCCTGCCGAAGAGTGGCCGATGTTTGGGAGAGACGTAAGGGAGACGCGCTTTAGCCCGCTCGACCAGATCAACCGCTCTAACGTCGAGAACCTGGGCCTCGTCTGGGCCCGGGATTTGGGTTTCCAGCAGGGTCATCAGGGTAGCCCAGTGGTCTGGGATGGCGTAATGTACGTGTCGACGCAGACTGGAGTTATCGCCCTGGACGCCACCAACGGCGATGTCATCTGGGAGTACAGCAAGCCCAACGACGGCGAGGTTATCGCTGACTCAGCCGTTCGTGGTAGCCCCGTGGTCTTCGACGGCAAGGTCTTCTTCAACACTCGTTACGGTATGACAGTTGCAGTCGACGCCAAGACCGGGGAAGAGGTCTGGGCCGTTCAGATCACTGATAAGTCGCTGAACGAAGGATTTTCCACCAACCCCATCTTCGGTGACGGCAAGCTGATAGTGAGCCGTACCGGTGCGGATTCCGGTGGCGCTCCCGGCAAGATTCACGCCCTAGACGTCGAGAACGGCGAGATCCTGTGGACTTTCAACACCGTTCCGCTCGACCCCAGCAACCCCGCTTACGACACTTGGCAGCCGAATCCTCCCTCCTGGGAGACGGGAGTAGGTGGTGGCTCCGCCTGGAACGCCGGCGCCTACGATCCGGAAACCAACTCGGTCGTCTATGGCACCGGTCAACCGACCCCGTGGGATCGCGTGTCCGAAGCCCGTAGGGACCCTGATGGCGAGGTAAGTGCAGACCTGTACACTTCCAGCTTCGTGAGCCTTGACGTCGACACGGGCGAACTCAACTGGTACCACCAGATCGTTCCTGGCGACGAGTGGGACTACGACCAGCACACTGTGCCTATGTTCGTCGACCTCGAAGTCAACGGTGAAGAGCGCCGTGCCGTCATCGCCGCAACTACGACCGGCTTCGTGATGGTCTTTGACGCTGAGACCGGCGAGGTCTATGCCGGCAACCAGGTTGCAGAAGAAACCACTGTGCACTTGGGCTTCGACGAGGACTGGAACCCGATCATCAATCCGGCCGCGCGTTTCGAGGAGGTCGGAGAGTACTTCAGGGTGTGTCCGCACTTCCGCTGGGCCCACATCGCGCCGGCTGCATTCAGTCCAGAAACAGGCCTTTACTATCGTCCCAACCAAATGGGTTGTTCCAACTACGGCGCGGATGTTGTGCCCGAAGACTGGGAGCCCGGCGAGCAGGCATGGCGGGCCCAGGCTGGTCCACGGGACGAGACCTATTGGTTCGATAACCTCGGCCAGCTGACCGCCGTTGACCCGCTTACCGGCGAAGTCGTTTGGGAGTGGGGCACCGATTACGGGATGAATTCGGGTCCGGTGGCCACCGCTGGTGGACTGGTGATGTTTACTAATCACGACCGGCGCTTCCGTGCCCTCGATGCTGAGACGGGGGAGGTTCTGTTCGAACAGGTGCTTACCGCTGGTTCCCAAGGTGGCACGATTACCTACGCCGTAGACGGGGTGCAGTACGTCGCGTCGATCGTCGGATTTGGGACACCTCAAGTTGGATTGATTCCCGACTACAATCCGAATGAAGTATCACCCCCCGTCGCGGGCAACGCTGCGGTATTCGTCTTCGCGCTCGACCAGTGAGCTAGTGGGGCGGGAGCGCTCCGACGTTCAAGTCGTGGCAATGGCCGATCGCTCCTGTCCTCGAAGCGCATGGGCTGGGGAAGTTCCCCAGCCCATGCTTCTAGCTGTTCTGTATCTGATGTCCATTATCACTGGCCCGGCACATTTCACGTCGGGCGGTCTTCGACTGATTGAATGCCCGGAGGCATGAGGATGGAAGTTCGACGCCTGCCCGATGTGCGACCCGTTCGCTCTATGTTGATTGCCCTGACCGCAGCCCTGATGGGGCTACTATCGACTGCGTGGGCGCAGGACAGATGGGAGATGAGAGCGTGCGCTTCGCCGTTCGATTATCCCGCGTCTAGCCGTGAGGACGGCGGCTTCAACAATCGAATTGCCGAGATCCTTGCCGACCAGCTGGGGGCGCACCTCACCTACGAGTGGGTGCAGCTCGACTCGGCTAATGTTCAACGGACACTGTTGTCGGGTAGTTGCGACCTGATTGTGGGGATCGCCGAGGGCGCCTCGAATGTGCTGGGTACTGTGCCTTATCTAAAGGTCCCCTTTGTATTCGTGACCCGGGTAGAGGACGACATCGAGATCGAGTCGATCAACGATCCGGTCCTCGAAGAGCTGAAGATAGGCACGTACCAGTATGGGCTTCCCGCGCTCGTGCTGACCAACCTCGGCCTCTCCGAGAACGTGACCGGCTATCCGCCGGTGGGCACTGAGGGAGGGACGAACCTAGACCTGGCAGCCCTACAGGCGCTTGCCGAAGGAGAAATTGACCTCGCGATCCTTTACGCCCCCGGGGCGATCGCCTTCGACGAGATGAACCCAGTAGATTTTCGCATTCAACCAGTCACGCCAGAAGTAATTCCCGGAGAGTCGCTGATCGTCATGTCCCGGACGTGGACTATTGGCGTACGCCCCGGCGACGAATCGTTCCGGGACAGGCTCAATATCGCCCTGGCCGAAAGATGGGATGACATCCGTGCAGTTATCGCAGACTTCGGGATTCCGGAACTTCAGATTGCTGCGCCCTATGCAGGAGAAGTGGAAAGAGAACCTAGAACTAGTATCGGCGTCATCACGCCCAGTCGGACTGGCGGCATCATCGACTTGGTTGAAGTCGGTGACGCAGCAAGACGAGGGGCGCTCTTGGCCGAGGTGTATCAGGGCCGAATCGGCCTGAGTAATTCGGCGTCACACATCCTTCATGCCAATGCGCCGACCGACGCTGCTGCGGTTCGTGCGGCCGAACGTTTGGTTGCCACCGAGAATGTTGGCGCCCTTGCCGGTGGGTTCGGTGTCGAACAGGCTTCGGCGCTGAGCGAGATCGCCGAGGAAGCCGATGTCATCTTCTTCAACGTTGGTTCGACGGCAACAAATCTCCGGCAACAGTGCTCGTCCCTCACGTTCCATGTGGAAGCCAGCGACGCTATGCTAGCGGATGCGGCGATCACATGGTATGGCGATCACCAGGGCGTCGAAAACTGGTTTTTGGTGTACGAGGAGTCGCCCGCAGGCGAGGCGCTGAAAGAACATCTCAAAGATGCGCTTCAGGGCTCCCTTGCCGCTCCTCCCTCGCAGTTCGTGTACACAGACATCATCGAGAAGACAGTGGAATCGGCCGCCGACGCCGTCCTGCTTGCACTCGCCCCGGCTGAACAGGAGCTTTTCCTCTCTCAGTATCCGAAAGATGAAGAGGCCCCCATCGTCGTGCTGGTGCCTCGTACCCGGGCCCAGACCCGGAACTTCCTGCGGCGGTTCGCCGATGTGTCGGCTCTAGGCGCGCTCGTTAGGCCCGCCACCTGGGACCCTGCCTTGTCCGAAGGCGACGGGGCGGAGTTGAACGAAGCCTTCCTTGCACGGCAAGCGGCGCCTATGGACCCTCCCGCCTGGACGACCTTCGCCGCGGTGATGATCTTCCTCCAGGCTGTATCCGATAACGCGGATCTGAGCGGGGAGTCGCTGGCGCAATACCTGGAGTCACCCGATCAATCGTTCGAACTCGGCAAGGGAGTCGGGCTCTCGTTCCGGCCGTGGAACCACCAGTTGAGGCAACCGATCTATCTGGTTCGGCCCCGTGCAAAGGCCGAGTGGGATATCGACCCGCGAGCCCAAGCGCAATTTGGTGAGATAGTCGGGCAGGTGCCCAGCGGCTCAGGCGGATCGCTGGATGTCTTGGGTTTTTCGCGGGAGTCTTCAGCGTGCGTAGAGCCAGCAGAAGGGAACTAGCGTCGCGACTGACCGTATGGACCGCTTGAGCTGCAGTCGCCCGAGGGAGGCGTTTTGCTCGAGAACCTGACCAGGATAGTGCGCCATAGCAGGCGGCGCTGGTTCCTGCGCCGCTCGATCACGAGCCTCGCCGTTGTAACTGCCGCCCTCAGTCCCATCATTTCGATCGGCTTGGGTCTGGGCATCTTCGATAACAGTTCGATCGAGCCGAGGACCACCTGGTGGCTAATAGGTGCTGCGGCAGCCGTTGCAGCAGCGGCCGCAGTTGCTTACTCGTGGCGGGTCACCCCCGACGAGGCGTGGATGATTCGCTACCTGGATGACTCGCTTGGGCTGCAGTCGCGACTCGTAACGGCTTACGAACTTGAGACATCTTCAACTCGAGACAGACTGACACAGGTCTTGAAGCAAGCCCTGATCGCAGATCTACAAAGGATCGACCCGGTAGTGCGAGTGGATCGGCTGCTTCCGTTACGCTTCCTGCCACTTCATGCCGTTGCCCTCGCGGTGGCGATCGGTTCATTGGGTGTGGCGAGGATGGTCGAAGTGTGGGACCTTAACAGGGAGGTCGTTCAGGCGCAGACGGAGTCGGCTCCGATGCTGGAAGGAGTCGATACGGGTGAGCTCGCGGCTGAATTAGAGCGGCTGGCGGATGCGCTCGAGGAGGAGGCGCGACGGTCGGGGGATGCCTATGCTTTGGCTGTCGCGGAACAGGCTCGTACTCTGTCGCTCGAACTACGCGAGTCGGGGGGGAGCGGCATGGTCGGGCAGAGCGACATATCTAGTCTGCTGGCGCACGTGGAACGTGCTGTGGGCGAACGATACGGGCTTGCCTCGAGACGAACAGGGCAACTCTCCAACGCCGACCCAAACGTCAGTATGCGGTCCATGGAGAGTGCCGACGTCCCCGTGGCAGGTCTCCAATTACCCTCTGCCCCCCCTTCTGGGAGCGACCTTCTTTCCAATGTGAGGAGCGTGCGAGAGCGACTCGAGATGGTGCTGTCGCGGCGGGTGGACAATCCTTACGGAGGTTCTTTCCAGGTAGATCCGGGGCCTCCCGCTGGGAAGATCGAGGAGGCCGGTTTGATCGCGGAAGCAGAGAGCGGGGAGGGCGCTGCCCCTGCAGGTGCCGCGCAGAGATCCACGGATGCGCCTGGCGATGCGGCAGGTGGTGGCTCGCTGGACCTCGACGCAGGCCAGAGGGAGGGACCAAAGGCCTTCGAGGAAGGAGCCGAGTTCGCCCTGCCGCAGGCTGAGGTGAATGGTGGGAACAGGGTGCAGGTGAGCGCCGAGGTAGGCTCCGAGGCAGAAGGCGGTGCCACCATCTTCGGCCAGGCCGCCTCGAAGGCGGATGTGGCAGCCGGACCGCTGTCGGAAGTCGAAACGACGGACAGCATCCGTCGCGACGCCGGCGACTGGCGCCGTCAGGCCCTGGGCGCCCACGCCCGGCAACTCGCTCAACGGCTATTCGAACCGAAGGAAGAGGAGTCTGAGAAGTGAAGGCAGCAGGCGAAGCGACCAGAGGGAGGGCCGATTTGAATTTCGAGACCGAAAGTACTCTCGACGTCGCCTACGTCGAAGAGGTTGTGCGGCGCCTTACTGCTGCTCGACGCGAGGTAGGAAAAATCGTCAAGGGGCAGGAGCAGGTGGTGGAACAGCTCGTGCTCGCCCTGATTGCCAATGGGCACGCCTTGATCGAAGGAGCGCCCGGACTTGGCAAGACCCTGCTTGCCAGGACGATGGGTAATGTGTTCGGGCTGATCACCAAGCGTATTCAGTTCACCCCGGATTTGATGCCGGCCGACATCACCGGAACCAACGTCTTGGTTCATGACGAGGCCGCGGGAATGCACACCCGATTCGAACAGGGGCCGGTGTTCACGCAACTGCTCCTGGCCGATGAGATAAATCGGGCCACGCCCAAGACCCAGTCCGCACTCCTCGAAGCGATGCAGGAACGAACGGTGACGGTTGCCGGCATTGAGCGAGAACTGCCGCGGCCCTTCATGGTGATGGCGACGCAGAACCCGATCGAGATGGAAGGTACGTATGTCCTTCCGGAGGCGCAGATCGACCGCTTCTTCCTCAAGATCGTCGTTGAGTTCCCCACCGAAGCGGTACTCGACGAGGTCCTGAGGAGCACGACCGGTCCCGAGACCGGGCAACTCGAGCGGCAGTTCGAAGCGGCCGACGTGCCTGCCCTTACCCAACTGGTGAGGGCGATGCCGGTCGCCCAGGACCTCAGGCTACGAGTGGCCAGGTTCACCGCGGCCACCCACCCGGACAGAAGCCGTTATGAAGAGGTAAAGAGACACGTGAGGTTCGGCATTAGTCCACGGGGTGCGCAGTCCTGGCTGCTCGCGGCCAAGGCTCACGCACTGCTGCAGGGCAGGTTCGCAACCGACGTGAAAGACTTGGATGCCATGCTCCTGCCGGCGCTACGCCACCGTGTGCAACTGAGTTTCGCCTCCGAGAACGAGGGAATTACGGTAAGCGATGTGCTCAGAACCGTCTTCAAGGGTGAGGTCGCCAGGGCAAGATG of the Trueperaceae bacterium genome contains:
- a CDS encoding ABC transporter substrate-binding protein codes for the protein MEVRRLPDVRPVRSMLIALTAALMGLLSTAWAQDRWEMRACASPFDYPASSREDGGFNNRIAEILADQLGAHLTYEWVQLDSANVQRTLLSGSCDLIVGIAEGASNVLGTVPYLKVPFVFVTRVEDDIEIESINDPVLEELKIGTYQYGLPALVLTNLGLSENVTGYPPVGTEGGTNLDLAALQALAEGEIDLAILYAPGAIAFDEMNPVDFRIQPVTPEVIPGESLIVMSRTWTIGVRPGDESFRDRLNIALAERWDDIRAVIADFGIPELQIAAPYAGEVEREPRTSIGVITPSRTGGIIDLVEVGDAARRGALLAEVYQGRIGLSNSASHILHANAPTDAAAVRAAERLVATENVGALAGGFGVEQASALSEIAEEADVIFFNVGSTATNLRQQCSSLTFHVEASDAMLADAAITWYGDHQGVENWFLVYEESPAGEALKEHLKDALQGSLAAPPSQFVYTDIIEKTVESAADAVLLALAPAEQELFLSQYPKDEEAPIVVLVPRTRAQTRNFLRRFADVSALGALVRPATWDPALSEGDGAELNEAFLARQAAPMDPPAWTTFAAVMIFLQAVSDNADLSGESLAQYLESPDQSFELGKGVGLSFRPWNHQLRQPIYLVRPRAKAEWDIDPRAQAQFGEIVGQVPSGSGGSLDVLGFSRESSACVEPAEGN
- a CDS encoding PQQ-binding-like beta-propeller repeat protein; protein product: MNLARSAVATVMTAALALGAAQTYEQLVNPPAEEWPMFGRDVRETRFSPLDQINRSNVENLGLVWARDLGFQQGHQGSPVVWDGVMYVSTQTGVIALDATNGDVIWEYSKPNDGEVIADSAVRGSPVVFDGKVFFNTRYGMTVAVDAKTGEEVWAVQITDKSLNEGFSTNPIFGDGKLIVSRTGADSGGAPGKIHALDVENGEILWTFNTVPLDPSNPAYDTWQPNPPSWETGVGGGSAWNAGAYDPETNSVVYGTGQPTPWDRVSEARRDPDGEVSADLYTSSFVSLDVDTGELNWYHQIVPGDEWDYDQHTVPMFVDLEVNGEERRAVIAATTTGFVMVFDAETGEVYAGNQVAEETTVHLGFDEDWNPIINPAARFEEVGEYFRVCPHFRWAHIAPAAFSPETGLYYRPNQMGCSNYGADVVPEDWEPGEQAWRAQAGPRDETYWFDNLGQLTAVDPLTGEVVWEWGTDYGMNSGPVATAGGLVMFTNHDRRFRALDAETGEVLFEQVLTAGSQGGTITYAVDGVQYVASIVGFGTPQVGLIPDYNPNEVSPPVAGNAAVFVFALDQ
- a CDS encoding AAA family ATPase → MNFETESTLDVAYVEEVVRRLTAARREVGKIVKGQEQVVEQLVLALIANGHALIEGAPGLGKTLLARTMGNVFGLITKRIQFTPDLMPADITGTNVLVHDEAAGMHTRFEQGPVFTQLLLADEINRATPKTQSALLEAMQERTVTVAGIERELPRPFMVMATQNPIEMEGTYVLPEAQIDRFFLKIVVEFPTEAVLDEVLRSTTGPETGQLERQFEAADVPALTQLVRAMPVAQDLRLRVARFTAATHPDRSRYEEVKRHVRFGISPRGAQSWLLAAKAHALLQGRFATDVKDLDAMLLPALRHRVQLSFASENEGITVSDVLRTVFKGEVARAR
- a CDS encoding c-type cytochrome, with the translated sequence MFRQRVLVGALVAAVLGGTSAFATAQATVQVEEHEEYGAHLVDSEGLSLYVFLGDAEAEGSACNAACAAAWPPLTTDGEVTAGEGADPQLVGTIERPDGNQQVTYDGWPLYHYLVDRSPGSTAGQGSGDEWFLISPDGTVIGADLQASGEAGGSEAEDQASVAEEEIDLEALMAEGESIFNSMCAGCHGMNGDQELATHVRKITEAEETVSSAPDLIRQIMYGGAYMPGFGDVLSNEQIQAVASYVRNSFGYDFGPVTEEEVVTERERFN